The DNA region CAGTTCAAGCTCGTCTTGCTGGCGTAGTAAGCGTCCACCAACGGTGACCCAATCAGCGCCCGCGTCTAACCAAATTTGAATATCTTCTGAGCTACTCACTCCACCACTGATTTGTAATGCTAATTGTGGGAATTCTCGCTTCAAGCGAGTCACCAAAGATAAATGCTCAGGTTGCCTATTTCGAATCGCATCCACATCAACCACTTGCACTTGTTTTGCGCCTTGTTCTACCAACACGGAAAACACCTCGATGGGATCATCCATAATCACTTTTTGACGTGATGCTTCGTTGTGGGTATGAACGCAGCGCCCAGATCGCACGTCGACTACTGGAATCGCTAACATTGAAGTACCCTTTAAAAATTTTTAGCCCATACGATCAATAATAGACAGTTTTCGACAATTGTCATGCTTGAAATCTTTATATACAACTCTCTTATTTCTTACTATTGATCACTCATAAGTAGAGTGACACAATAGTCAGTTAAATCGACCTTAAGTCTCACTAACCGCTTGAATGAAACGCGCTAACCTCTTGCTAATAGGATTATTATTCAGCCTTTGGGCCAGTGCTCAATGGGCGGTAATCGATCATATTTACAGCGAGCAGCATCAGGTTTCTGGCGTTTGTGATTGGTGCTTTAATCATAATAAGTCGAGTGACGATTATTTAGTTTCATCGCACATTACGTCGGTTGCAAAGAATGCTATTGCTCCGCCAGTGCCTACCCAATATGAGAGCTATGAAAGCTCCCTAAATTACACACTTCCTGCGATTCGTGCGCCACCTTTAAGTTAAGAAATATCCGTTCTATTTCAATGAGATTTGAGCATTAGCTCAAACTGTATTTATTTCTTACTAATAAGGGTGCGAAATGTATTTTCGACGATTTTTGTTAGGCGGACTCATCGCCTCTAGCACTGGCATTTATGCCGCAGAATTCAATGGCCAATTGGTCAATCATGCTCAAAAGCCAATCATCAACGCTCAAATTTTGGTGCGTGGAGAGTCGCTACAAACACGCAGTGATGAACAAGGTAACTTTACTTTGGACTTGCCCGAAGGTGAATACACACTAGACATTAAAGCTGGCTCGCAAGGTCATTTTCATCAAACCATTCGTATTTCTGACGATCAACAACGTGTGATTGTTCATATCGACGAAAATCATGATAAGAAGATAGTGATTACCGCCAATCCACTCGAGCACACTCGACTGGATATGGCGACTCCAGCGGTTGTACTGTCAGGTGATGAGCTGGTATTAAAACGCTCAGCGAACCTTGGCGAAATGTTACAACTTCAACCTGGAATGAGTGTGTCTTCTTTTGGTCCCGCTGTTTCACGTCCTGTCATTCGCGGCTTGTCGGGTGCAAGAGTACTTATGACAGTGAATCAAATGACCTTACAAGATGCCTCAACAACCTCAGCTGATCACGATGTCTCGGTCGAACCATTGCTTGCCGATCAAATTGAAGTTCTCAAAGGCCCGGCAACGCTTCTTTATGGAAGTGGGGCAATAGGCGGTGTGGTCAATGTCACAGATAAAAAAATCAATCCTCAAGGCAGTACCGGATTAACGGGCGGAGCCGAGTTACGACTCGGAGACTCAACCACCGAAGAGCGTTCAATGGTCGCAACACTGAACGGCGGTAACGCTGGTTTTGCCTGGCATTTAGATGCATTCTCCACCGAATACTCCGATGCCAAGATTCCTGGACATGCTGAGTCGAAGTATTTGCTTGAAGCCGAGGGTCACAGCGAAGAAGAAGAGGAACATGAGGGTACATTAGAAAACAGTGCTTCAGATTCGAACGGCGGTAGTCTAGGCACTACTTGGAACGATGACTGGGGCTACTTTGGACTTAGCGTTAATCGCATCAATAAAACCTACGGCGTTCCCGGCCATGCGGAACATGATGAAGACCCAGTTCCTGCTCCCGCTCCAGGAGAGGAACATGAAGAGGGCGTGGCCATTGATTTAGAGCAAACTCGTTTCGATATTCAAAGCGAACTTTACCAACCGTTTCAATCGATTGACCGATGGTTTTTTGGCGCGTCGCACACTGACTATCAACACGTTGAGCTAGAGGGCGAAGAGATCGGTACTCTATTTGAAAATAAAGCGTCTGAATTTCGAAGCTACGTTACCCATAAACCAGCCGATGGCTGGGAAGGTATTATAGGTGCACAATATTCTAATCGTGATTTTTCTGCGCTTGGCGATGAGGCCTTTGTCCCTCCTTCTAAAACGCAAGTATCTTCTTTATTTTGGGTTGAAGAAAAAAGTTTTGATCAACTAAAAATTGAATTAGGTATTCGTGCTGAATCACAACGCACTCAAGTTGAAGGTTTTGAAACGCGAACAAAAACCGGTGTTAGTTTTTCGAGTGGATTCGTTTACACACTTTCTAGTGGAGACAAATTGGCCGTCAACTTTGCACACGCAGAGCGACATCCATCGGTCGAAGAAGGCTATTCTTTTGGAGAACATGCCGCAACACAAACCTTCGAAATTGGTAATCCTAATCTACGTAAAGAAACCTCAAACAACCTCGATGTCTCTTATCGATTTGAAACAGAGCATTTAACCGGCGAAATAAACGGTTATTGGAATCAATTTGATGGTTTTATCTATGGCGCTTATGAGGATAATATCGGAGCAGTGCTAGATCTTCATGGACAAATCGTATTCATTGATCCTGATCTTCCAGTAGTGCATTACACTCAACAAGATGCAGCCATAAAAGGCGTTGAAATCCAAGTAAAAACACCGCTTATCAGTGAGCAAGGTTACGGACTGAATTTGGGTGTTGTTGCCGATTTTATTGAAGCAGAACTTGACTCAGGAGCCTATCTACCGAGAATTCCTCCTCTTAAATACGGGTTAACACTAAGTTATGACTACGATGCACTACTCGCTGACTTAAGCTGGATTCACTACGATGATCAACGAAAAACATCGAGCAATGAATTGCCGACCGACGGATTTAATTTGCTCGAACTTGAGTTAGCTTATCGAATGACTTCGGCTGATTCAGATATATTGTGGTTTTTACGTGGCAAGAACCTACTTGATGAAGAAGCAAGAGATCATTCATCGTTTCTGAAAGATCTCGCGCCAAGAGCCGGCCGTAGTTGGACAGCTGGCATTCGTTATCAATTCTAGATTAGATCTTCTCAGCGACTTCGCGCTTTCGCCGAAGTCGCTTGACTAAACTATCTGCGATATACACAGCTAGAGCTAACCAAATCAAACCAAAAGTAATTGCTTTATCAAAATTAAACGGTTCTTGATAAACCACAATTGCCAACACAAAAGTCATGGTTGGTGCGATAAACTGCAAGAATCCAATTGTAAATAGGGGCAATCGCCTTGCTCCTATCGCAAATAAGATCAGTGGCGTAGCAGTAATAACCCCACCGGCTAAAAGCGTTATATCGGTTTGCCAATTAGTCGCCAAAAAGCTCGCAGTACCTTGCCATAAGCCAAAACCGATAAATAGCGCCGCAACTGGAAAAGCAATTAACGTTTCTACTAATAGCCCATTCAATGCATCAACAGGCGTTTGTTTTCGCACTAAACCATACAAAGCAAAGGTAAGCGCAAGGGCCAAAGATAACCAAGGAACCTGCCCTAGTTTTATAACTTGATAACTCACAGCCATCGCGGCTATTGCAACCGCAATCCACTGCCAACGGGTCATCGTTTCTTTCAACAATACAACACCCAACAGAACCGACAAAAGAGGATTAATAAAGTAACCAAGGCTGGTATCTAATACTCGCTCATTCACGACTGCCCAAGTAAATATAAACCAGTTGTTTGAAACCAATAACGTGCTTGCAACGAGTGCCCAAAAAATTTTTCTATTTTGCCAAATGGCTTTAATCGCGATCGGTTGCCGGAGTATCCACATGAATAAAATAACGGTTGGAACACACCAAGCGATGCGATGCATTAAAATTTCTAGTGCTGCTACATGGTGAAGTGCCTTGAAATAAATAGGCACCAATCCCCACCAAATATAGGCCAGTGATGCGGCAAGGTATCCTTGCTGTTGAGGCGTCGTGATCATTGTTTTTTATTAACCAATTAAGTAGGTACCTGTGCCCAAAGCAATAAGCGTATTTTCTTCGTTGTGTAACTCCATTCTCACTACCGCGACCTTATTGCCTGTACGCAAGATTTTCGCCGTCGTTTCAAATCGCTTTCCGCGACCCGGGCGTACATAATCTATTCGTAAATCAATGGTGCCTAGTCGTGAGAGTTTATCGAGTAATTCTTCTGGGTGGCTTTCTGGATTTTTTTGCATCAAACCAAGCGCTGCCATTGTTCCTCCCGCTACATCAATGGCGCTAGCAATAACACCTCCGTGTAGAATACCTTGAATATAGTTGCCAACCAACTCTGGCTTATTATCAAAATGAACTTTACAGCAATCTCGATCCAGCTGATCAAACTCAAGTCCGAGTAGTTTATTAAATGGGACTTTCTGACTGAACGTCTCAGCTAATTGTTCAACTAATTCTGGCTTTGGCATAATGGCTGGCTCAAGGTTACAATGATTTTTTATTGTACCTGAATTCAGATAGCACATGGAAAACTTCAATCCTCCTTTTTGGCTTCGCAGCCCACATATTCAGTCTATTCTTGCCAGTTCTCCTATGCGTAAGTCAGTATTGAGACAACAATCGAGTGAATGGTTAAAGCGTAGTAAAAGCTTATTACTTCAAGGCCATCAAGGCTCTCAGTTGTTGGGATATTGGACAGCGGCTAAAACACCACAGGCTCCATTGGTTATTTTAATTCATGGATGGGAGGGTACTTCGCAGTCAGGTTATTTGTTATCGGTTGCGAATCAATTAGTCAGTGCAGGTTATCAGATATTAAGACTTAACTTACGCGATCATGACGCGTCTCATCATCTTAATCGAGAGTTGTTTCACTCCTGTCGTATTGAAGAAGTCGTTAGTGCGGCTCAAGACGCTCTCAACCGACTAGCACCGACTCAAGCTGCTGTTGTTGGTTTCTCTCTTGGGGGTAACTTTACTATCAGAGTCGCCAATGCGCTGTCTCAAGATA from Pleionea litopenaei includes:
- a CDS encoding TonB-dependent receptor domain-containing protein, whose amino-acid sequence is MYFRRFLLGGLIASSTGIYAAEFNGQLVNHAQKPIINAQILVRGESLQTRSDEQGNFTLDLPEGEYTLDIKAGSQGHFHQTIRISDDQQRVIVHIDENHDKKIVITANPLEHTRLDMATPAVVLSGDELVLKRSANLGEMLQLQPGMSVSSFGPAVSRPVIRGLSGARVLMTVNQMTLQDASTTSADHDVSVEPLLADQIEVLKGPATLLYGSGAIGGVVNVTDKKINPQGSTGLTGGAELRLGDSTTEERSMVATLNGGNAGFAWHLDAFSTEYSDAKIPGHAESKYLLEAEGHSEEEEEHEGTLENSASDSNGGSLGTTWNDDWGYFGLSVNRINKTYGVPGHAEHDEDPVPAPAPGEEHEEGVAIDLEQTRFDIQSELYQPFQSIDRWFFGASHTDYQHVELEGEEIGTLFENKASEFRSYVTHKPADGWEGIIGAQYSNRDFSALGDEAFVPPSKTQVSSLFWVEEKSFDQLKIELGIRAESQRTQVEGFETRTKTGVSFSSGFVYTLSSGDKLAVNFAHAERHPSVEEGYSFGEHAATQTFEIGNPNLRKETSNNLDVSYRFETEHLTGEINGYWNQFDGFIYGAYEDNIGAVLDLHGQIVFIDPDLPVVHYTQQDAAIKGVEIQVKTPLISEQGYGLNLGVVADFIEAELDSGAYLPRIPPLKYGLTLSYDYDALLADLSWIHYDDQRKTSSNELPTDGFNLLELELAYRMTSADSDILWFLRGKNLLDEEARDHSSFLKDLAPRAGRSWTAGIRYQF
- the rarD gene encoding EamA family transporter RarD, which translates into the protein MITTPQQQGYLAASLAYIWWGLVPIYFKALHHVAALEILMHRIAWCVPTVILFMWILRQPIAIKAIWQNRKIFWALVASTLLVSNNWFIFTWAVVNERVLDTSLGYFINPLLSVLLGVVLLKETMTRWQWIAVAIAAMAVSYQVIKLGQVPWLSLALALTFALYGLVRKQTPVDALNGLLVETLIAFPVAALFIGFGLWQGTASFLATNWQTDITLLAGGVITATPLILFAIGARRLPLFTIGFLQFIAPTMTFVLAIVVYQEPFNFDKAITFGLIWLALAVYIADSLVKRLRRKREVAEKI
- a CDS encoding thioesterase family protein → MCYLNSGTIKNHCNLEPAIMPKPELVEQLAETFSQKVPFNKLLGLEFDQLDRDCCKVHFDNKPELVGNYIQGILHGGVIASAIDVAGGTMAALGLMQKNPESHPEELLDKLSRLGTIDLRIDYVRPGRGKRFETTAKILRTGNKVAVVRMELHNEENTLIALGTGTYLIG